A window of the Oncorhynchus mykiss isolate Arlee chromosome 15, USDA_OmykA_1.1, whole genome shotgun sequence genome harbors these coding sequences:
- the si:ch73-174h16.4 gene encoding leucine-rich repeat-containing protein 14, which produces MVLPLVNLCAKEVVSDHSSSPGWLGCVPRELYRPLLEAAFTNCRPLAVGELVQRWPERTLRAGGRRQGQSPPNRLCVQALLLAVVRGLSDKRCALQVLDLCGLQCEEGGVGDPMGGWSLTVALSTMVVQARAAAQKALGREGERERKRVLAMERERDVVKRERGGGLEEGEGGGLLVESVRKEKEETSGCQREDQQVKGVRRRMEMERRKESAAVAGGKGEADSEVDSEVVVCVRADLFVNARSWERVRAALGTTGPLKLQCRYVRVEELSVSSIGSLLDLLPRHVLLGVDIRYSCLGVAGLALLLPQLSMFPMLSSLRLHYCNLDIRRDMAGQEGAMKDMSQGLGKLSQLRRLSLTALRLPGHLRMLLSSFPQPLEVLELPYLSLTPADLSYLSCSPHASSLQQLDLSENRLDELALPSVRRLLSQASSCLMQLSLSGCGLTDGLLAAMLPSLSCCRGLKSLGLALNPLSLAGLLDLVRTVVRMPSLRQLLYPNPLEDYQPGLPPMPSSAQLLDWPLDELVEVHEATSLQLDRVVMESGRSDLLLTCDLLNYNKDLVEQ; this is translated from the exons ATGGTGCTTCCCTTGGTGAATCTTTGTGCCAAAGAGGTTGTGAGTGATCACAGTTCCTCTCCGGGTTGGCTTGGTTGTGTACCCAGGGAACTGTACAGACCGCTTCTGGAGGCTGCCTTCACCAACTGCCGCCCGCTGGCTGTCGGGGAATTGGTGCAGCGATGGCCCGAGCGGACTCTGCGGGCTGGCGGCCGGAGGCAGGGGCAGAGTCCTCCAAATCGACTCTGTGTCCAGGCTCTCTTGCTCGCGGTGGTCAGAGGGTTGTCGGACAAAAG GTGTGCTCTCCAGGTGCTGGACCTATGTGGGCTGCAGtgtgaggagggaggagtgggagacccGATGGGTGGTTGGTCACTGACCGTGGCCCTCAGCACCATGGTTGTACAGGCCAGGGCTGCAGCTCAGAAGGCCctcgggagagagggggaacggGAAAGGAAGAGAGTGCTGGccatggaaagggagagagacgtgGTCAAacgagaaagaggaggagggttagaggaaggagagggaggcggGCTGCTGGTGGAGTCtgtgagaaaagagaaagaggagacatCGGGGTGTCAGCGGGAGGACCAGCAGGTgaagggggtgaggaggaggatggagatggagaggagaaaggagagtgcAGCAGTGGCAGGTGGCAAGGGGGAGGCAGACTCTGAGGTAGACAGcgaggtggtggtgtgtgtgagggCTGACCTCTTTGTGAATGCCCGCTCCTGGGAGCGTGTGCGCGCAGCCCTGGGTACGACAGGCCCCCTCAAGTTACAGTGCAGGTATGTCCGTGTGGAGGAGCTCTCTGTCTCCAGCATCGGATCTCTGCTAGACCTCCTACCTCGTCATGTCCTCCTGGGAGTGGACATCCGCTACAGCTGCCTGGGGGTGGCCGGCCtggctctcctcctccctcagctcTCCATGTTCCCCATGCTGAGCTCCTTGCGCCTGCACTATTGCAACCTGGACATCCGCAGAGACATGGCCGGCCAGGAGGGGGCAATGAAGGACATGTCCCAGGGGCTGGGGAAGCTCAGTCAGCTGCGCCGCCTCAGCCTCACTGCCCTCCGGCTGCCTGGACACCTCCGCATGCTGCTCAG CTCTTTCCCTCAGCCGCTGGAGGTGCTGGAGCTTCCCTACCTGAGCCTAACCCCCGCCGACCTCTCCTATCTATCCTGCAGCCCGCACGCCTCCTCACTGCAGCAACTGGACCTGAGTGAGAACAGGCTGGATGAGTTGGCCTTGCCCTCGGTGCGTCGCCTCCTCTCCCAGGCGTCCAGCTGCCTCATGCAACTTTCCCTGAGCGGCTGTGGTCTCACCGACGGCCTGTTGGCGGCAATGCTCCCGTCGCTCAGCTGCTGCCGGGGCCTGAAGAGCCTGGGCCTCGCCTTGAACCCGCTCTCCCTGGCCGGGCTCCTGGACCTGGTGAGGACGGTGGTCAGGATGCCCTCCCTCCGACAGCTTCTGTACCCCAATCCCCTGGAGGACTACCAGCCTGGGCTGCCCCCCATGCCCTCCAGTGCCCAGCTGCTGGACTGGCCCTTGGATGAGCTGGTGGAGGTCCACGAGGCCACCAGTCTCCAACTGGACAGGGTGGTGATGGAGAGTGGCCGCTCGGACCTGTTACTGACCTGCGACCTTCTCAACTACAATAAAGACTTGGTGGAGCAGTGA